One genomic window of Mercenaria mercenaria strain notata unplaced genomic scaffold, MADL_Memer_1 contig_3285, whole genome shotgun sequence includes the following:
- the LOC128552910 gene encoding uncharacterized protein LOC128552910, translated as MGGVTSLYSSSAKDSFTTDDVNNAVRAFQHELTEDDRKLFNFAKQELSKEVAKLSIQDATICIEFKDREFLKISKGESEQQYIRIAKDEDAGFIMRWEKQGWSRWVYSSIQEITWESFQNAVKLIGPPLLAIAFNKKD; from the exons ATGGGAGGAGTAACAAGTCTCTAT TCTTCTTCTGCAAAAGACTCCTTTACGACCGATGATGTCAACAATGCAGTAAGGGCCTTCCAGCATGAACTGACCGAGGACGATAGAAAACTATTTAACTTTGCAAAGCAAGAACTAAGTAAGGAAGTGGCTAAACTCAGTATTCAGGATGCGACAATTTGCATCGAGTTCAAGGACCGAGAATTCCTTAAAATAAGTAAAGGAGAAAGCGAACAACAATACATTCGCATTGCAAAAGACGAAGACGCAGGTTTTATAATGAGATGGGAGAAGCAAGGGTGGAGTAGGTGGGTGTACAGCTCAATTCAAGAAATAACATGGGAAAGTTTTCAGAATGCAGTAAAGTTGATTGGTCCTCCTTTGCTTGCAATTGCTTTCAATAAAAAAGATTAA